A genomic stretch from Numida meleagris isolate 19003 breed g44 Domestic line chromosome 2, NumMel1.0, whole genome shotgun sequence includes:
- the MC4R gene encoding melanocortin receptor 4, giving the protein MNFTQHRGTLQPLHFWNHSNGLHGGASEPSAKGHSSGGCYEQLFVSPEVFVTLGIISLLENVLVIVAIAKNKNLHSPMYFFICSLAVADMLVSVSNGSETIVITLLNNTDTDAQSFTINIDNVIDSVICSSLLASICSLLSIAVDRYFTIFYALQYHNIMTVKRVGVIITCIWAACTVSGILFIIYSDSSVVIICLISMFFTMLILMASRYVHMFMMARMHIKKIAVLPGTGPIRQGANMKGAITLTILIGVFVVCWAPFFLHLIFYISCPYNPYCVCFMSHFNFYLILIMCNSIIDPLIYAFRSQELRKTFKEIICCCSLRGLCDLPGKY; this is encoded by the coding sequence ATGAATTTCACCCAGCATCGTGGGACACTCCAGCCTCTCCATTTCTGGAATCACAGTAATGGACTGCACGGGGGTGCCAGCGAGCCCAGTGCAAAGGGCCACTCCTCAGGAGGCTGCTATGAACAACTCTTTGTATCCCCTGAAGTGTTTGTGACTCTGGGCATCATCAGCTTGCTGGAGAACGTCTTGGTCATTGTGGCAATAGCCAAGAACAAGAACCTCCATTCGCCCATGTACTTCTTCATCTGTAGCTTGGCAGTGGCTGATATGCTAGTGAGTGTATCTAATGGATCAGAAACTATTGTCATCACGCTGCTAAACAATACAGACACAGACGCACAGAGCTTTACCATAAACATTGACAATGTTATTGATTCAGTGATTTGCAGTTCCCTGCTTGCATCAATTTGCAGTCTCCTCTCAATAGCAGTGGACAGGTATTTTACTATCTTTTATGCCCTCCAGTACCATAATATCATGACGGTCAAGCGTGTAGGGGTCATCATCACATGCATCTGGGCTGCTTGCACTGTCTCAGGCATTTTGTTCATCATTTACTCTGACAGCAGTGTTGTCATCATCTGCCTTATCAGCATGTTCTTCACCATGCTCATTCTCATGGCATCCCGCTATGTTCACATGTTCATGATGGCTCGGATGCATATCAAGAAGATAGCAGTTCTTCCAGGGACTGGCCCCATTCGCCAAGGGGCCAACATGAAAGGGGCCATCACTCTCACTATACTGATTGGAGTTTTTGTTGTGTGCTGGGCCCCGTTTTTCCTGCACCTCATTTTCTACATCTCCTGTCCCTACAACCCTTACTGTGTGTGCTTCATGTCCCACTTTAACTTCTACCTCATCCTCATCATGTGCAATTCCATCATTGATCCACTTATCTATGCATTCCGGAGTCAGGAGctcaggaaaacattcaaagaaatTATCTGCTGCTGTAGCTTGAGAGGGCTTTGTGATTTGCCTGGCAAATATTAG
- the LOC110393485 gene encoding protein MANBAL-like, with amino-acid sequence MRQAVCTLAAELHFSPPEIPGPTLMENVLHHRLFSGVISQLLYVLATILPVSKSHQTDSDSFESKTRETVKKPKASAARISKKAKKESKKKCQGLDQ; translated from the exons ATGCGA CAGGCTGTCTGCACTCTGGCTGCTGAACTGCATTTCTCCCCACCTGAGATCCCTGGGCCCACACTGATGGAGAATGTACTGCACCACAGACTCTTCTCTGGAGTCATTTCCCAGCTTCTCTATGTGTTAGCCACAATCCTGCCAGTTTCCAAGTCCCATCAGACA GACTCAGACAGTTTTGAGTCTAAGACTCGGGAGACAGTAAAGAAACCAAAGGCAAGTGCTGCACGGATCAGTAAGAAAGccaagaaggaaagcaaaaagaaatgccaaGGGCTTGACCAATAA